The following are from one region of the Arcobacter defluvii genome:
- a CDS encoding plasmid mobilization protein, producing MKKQNKSKRIEVRVTDDFFKDLELKIQDSGLKKAEYFRYILSQGKVVVKKDYNSLATQVRKVGINLNEVAFVLNVANLKNALNIYDYQALLVELKLIQNQLNKIGA from the coding sequence ATGAAAAAACAAAATAAATCAAAAAGAATTGAAGTACGTGTAACAGATGATTTTTTTAAAGATTTAGAGTTAAAAATTCAAGATAGTGGTTTAAAAAAAGCAGAATACTTTAGATATATATTATCTCAAGGTAAAGTTGTTGTAAAAAAAGATTATAACAGTCTAGCGACACAAGTACGAAAAGTCGGAATTAATTTAAATGAGGTTGCATTTGTACTTAATGTTGCAAATTTAAAAAATGCTTTAAATATTTATGATTATCAGGCTTTGCTGGTGGAGTTAAAACTGATTCAAAATCAATTAAATAAAATTGGAGCTTAA
- a CDS encoding helix-turn-helix domain-containing protein: MSINNNFLNIRKILGLNQTEFAEKLETSQNLISKYEKGQVELPFKIINNLNKVFNININWLLTNTGNMFRTNETPKKDINDTSNLLVENKSLFKDELLNDIQKLSQKRQEYYYHRIKADLIEDELKSD, from the coding sequence ATGAGTATAAATAATAACTTTCTTAATATTAGGAAGATTTTGGGATTAAATCAAACTGAATTTGCTGAAAAATTGGAAACTTCACAAAATTTAATCTCAAAATATGAAAAAGGTCAAGTTGAATTGCCATTTAAGATTATTAATAATTTGAATAAAGTATTCAATATAAATATAAATTGGCTATTGACAAATACAGGTAATATGTTTAGAACTAATGAAACGCCTAAAAAAGATATAAATGATACTTCTAATTTATTAGTTGAAAATAAATCTTTATTTAAAGATGAATTACTTAATGATATACAGAAACTTTCTCAAAAACGACAAGAATATTATTATCATAGAATAAAAGCTGATTTAATTGAAGATGAGTTGAAAAGCGATTAA
- a CDS encoding TrbC/VirB2 family protein gives MFIIKNNNLINTKKINKRKRMKRKIMMLLALMILPNLLWGASISTDGATNVLESIKTALFAVAGITITVLIAYVSYQVMHKGRPIDEMTKIIVGAGLLASATAIGGVFASFVS, from the coding sequence ATTTTTATTATTAAAAATAATAACTTAATAAACACTAAAAAAATAAATAAAAGGAAAAGAATGAAAAGAAAAATTATGATGTTATTAGCTCTTATGATATTACCAAATTTACTTTGGGGAGCATCAATTAGTACAGATGGCGCTACAAATGTATTAGAATCAATAAAAACAGCACTTTTTGCAGTTGCTGGTATTACTATTACTGTATTAATTGCTTATGTATCTTATCAGGTTATGCACAAAGGTCGTCCAATTGATGAGATGACAAAAATTATTGTTGGAGCTGGTTTATTAGCTTCTGCTACTGCGATTGGTGGAGTTTTTGCTTCATTTGTTAGTTAA
- a CDS encoding helix-turn-helix domain-containing protein codes for MNENLLTKEELAVRLNLSVYEVEQLRKTKNMPYTKIGRVYRYDLEIVSKFIKTLSSTNEKKKSGN; via the coding sequence ATGAATGAAAATCTACTCACTAAAGAAGAATTAGCTGTAAGACTTAATTTATCTGTCTATGAAGTAGAACAATTAAGAAAAACAAAAAATATGCCTTACACCAAAATTGGAAGAGTATATAGATATGACCTAGAAATAGTTTCAAAGTTTATTAAAACTTTATCTTCTACAAATGAAAAGAAAAAATCAGGTAATTAA
- a CDS encoding helix-turn-helix domain-containing protein has protein sequence MNIEEEIEKYEKEIKALGLTKGLNLNSKQTAQVVGISPSTIEKWRKEGIGIDHIIAGGRVMYPIRAIARFQVLSQIKTA, from the coding sequence ATGAATATTGAAGAAGAAATTGAAAAATATGAAAAAGAGATAAAAGCTTTGGGATTAACCAAAGGTTTAAATCTTAACTCAAAACAAACAGCCCAAGTTGTAGGAATATCACCAAGTACAATCGAGAAGTGGAGAAAAGAAGGAATAGGAATAGACCATATAATTGCAGGTGGTAGAGTAATGTATCCTATAAGAGCAATTGCAAGATTCCAAGTTTTGAGTCAAATTAAGACTGCTTAG
- a CDS encoding helix-turn-helix domain-containing protein, translating into MLITKKDAVKILNVSATKLYQLVKEGKLETYSPDFPVNSNKVCFKKSDLERFLFRR; encoded by the coding sequence ATGTTAATAACTAAAAAAGATGCGGTAAAAATTCTTAATGTATCAGCTACTAAATTGTATCAGCTGGTAAAAGAAGGCAAGTTAGAGACATATTCTCCCGATTTTCCTGTTAACTCAAATAAAGTTTGTTTTAAGAAAAGTGATTTAGAAAGATTTCTTTTCAGAAGATAA
- a CDS encoding tyrosine-type recombinase/integrase produces the protein MAIPKTTKTNYPGISYYSDSQKGKVFLATFTINKKKYRKIIGYENDEFKTNAKIAFLKKEEMKSEIENNTYIKKDLTFKQLWELYFNHIIDSKSVSKKTLTSKKSTYNCHFKSRFENLKINSIQTYNIQLFANELLKTKSPKSVDNYLADLSALFKFAIKYKITTNNPVILVDKPKYDNTREYPLDFVESKRLFNTIINFKEPLYKDIFTFLLHGRRTGEVLNLTWDMIDFEKRTYTIKYEINKAKKNMSYEMTDELYNIFINIEDKDGYVFKSLVTGEKIKNLRWAWDRILKEANINKSMRIHDLRHLIGEISLNNTDNSMEVVAAILGHSSTRPTRRYAKVQQKVAAQGIKKVFDTLK, from the coding sequence TTGGCAATACCAAAAACAACAAAGACTAATTATCCTGGAATAAGTTACTATAGTGATAGTCAAAAAGGTAAAGTATTTTTAGCAACATTTACAATCAATAAAAAGAAATATAGAAAAATCATTGGTTATGAAAATGATGAATTTAAAACAAATGCAAAAATTGCTTTTTTGAAAAAAGAAGAGATGAAAAGTGAGATTGAAAATAATACATATATAAAAAAAGATTTAACTTTTAAACAATTATGGGAATTATATTTTAATCATATAATAGATTCAAAATCTGTATCTAAAAAAACTTTAACAAGTAAAAAAAGCACTTACAATTGTCATTTTAAATCAAGATTTGAAAACCTAAAAATAAATTCTATTCAAACATATAATATACAACTATTTGCAAATGAACTATTAAAGACAAAATCTCCTAAAAGTGTTGATAACTATCTTGCAGATTTATCAGCTCTTTTCAAATTTGCGATTAAATATAAAATTACAACAAATAATCCTGTAATACTTGTAGATAAACCAAAATACGATAATACAAGAGAATATCCTTTAGATTTTGTAGAATCAAAAAGATTATTCAATACAATAATAAATTTTAAAGAACCTTTATATAAAGACATATTTACTTTTTTATTACATGGAAGAAGAACTGGAGAAGTTTTAAATTTAACTTGGGATATGATAGATTTTGAAAAAAGAACTTATACTATTAAATATGAAATAAACAAAGCAAAAAAGAATATGAGTTATGAAATGACTGATGAGCTCTATAATATCTTTATAAATATAGAAGATAAAGATGGATATGTATTTAAATCTTTAGTAACAGGGGAAAAAATAAAAAATCTTAGATGGGCTTGGGATAGAATACTTAAAGAAGCAAATATTAATAAAAGTATGAGAATACATGATTTAAGACATTTAATTGGAGAAATATCTTTAAATAACACAGATAATAGTATGGAAGTTGTAGCAGCTATATTAGGACATAGTTCTACTAGACCCACAAGAAGATATGCAAAAGTTCAACAAAAAGTTGCAGCACAAGGAATTAAAAAAGTTTTTGATACTTTGAAGTAA